GCCTCGGCTCCACTCTCTTTTAATTGTCGAATAGCACTTGCTATCGAGTGGGGCTGTACTTGCTGCTCATCCGATTGTTTATAATGACGATGCCTCCGAATTCGATGGTTTTGCTCTGCGATATTAACCAGGTGGAAGTAGAGTGAGAAGGCACGAATCACATCCAAACGCATCGTTGGTGATAGTCGTTCCATCTCATCCTTGCATTGTTGAATCAAATCTTGATCTTCTGTCGATCGTATTCCTTTCGTCAATTCTCTGATTTTTTCCACGTGAGCAAAGAGTTCCTCGCCCCCCTGTAATTTTAGGATTTCTCCCAACGTCGATCCCAATAGACGTACATCACGACGTAAAGACTGATTTGGATCCTTTTCCATCATCTTATCCACTCCAATCACTTCATAAATATCTAAAAAAGAATGACCCAAACCGAGTTTGGGCCCCTCCCTTATAACAGCTACAATACTAATTTCCCGAAAATGGACTCCATTAATCCTACAGCTACTTTGGCTGTCTGATTTGCCGTATCTAAAATGGGATTTACCTCAACTAATTCTACCGAAGATAAGATATTAGCACAGGCCAACATTTCCATCGCCAAATGGCTCTCACGATATGTCATCCCGCCGACAACAGGTGTTCCTACTCCAGGGCACTGAGCTGGATCTAGTCCATCTAAATCAAGGCTCAAATGCACCCCATCGGTACCCGTCGACACAATGCGAATGGTCTCTTCCATCACAGCTCCCATACCCAAGCGGTCAATATCGTGCATAGTAAACACTTTGATTCCCATTTCAGCAATCAACTTTTGTTCACCTACATCCAGTTCACGCGCACCTACAATCACTACATTCTCCGGCTTCACTTTTGGTGAGATGCCCCCACACTGTACTAGAGCAGGATGGCCCACACCTAAACTAGCCGCTAATGGCATCCCATGAATATTACCCGACGGAGATGTATCTCCTGTATTTAAGTCCCCATGCGCATCAAACCAAATCAAACCCAAATTGGATACGTGTTTAGATACTCCAGCGATGGTTCCAATAGCGATACTATGATCCCCACCCAGTACTAATGGAAAACGCTCTTGTTCAATCACTTCCGAAACAGCGACCGCCAGTCGTTCATTCGCTTCGACAACCTCTTTAAGATAACGGTGTTTCGGATCTTCTTCATGCGATGCATCTTGAATTGGAACTTGAATATCCCCTCTATCTTCAACATGATGCCCCAATGCGAGTAATCGCTCTTTTGCTCCCGCATAACGAATAGCACTAGGACCCATGTCCACTCCACGCCGGCCTTGTCCCATATCCATTGGGACGCCAATAATAGAGATAGCTCGATGTTCTTTATTCTTCATGTTGTTTTTCGCCTCCAGCCTGCAATAATCATCACGATATATGTAAATGAAAAGCAAAAGTAGCTCCTTGTCCTCTTATTGTACCATAGAGGTGAAAAATCGAAAAAACCTCGCATACTAAAAAGTCCTCTACACTGTGTAGAGGACTTTTATTATGGAGCGGAAGACGGGATTCGAACCCGCGACCCTCGCCTTGGCAAGGCGATGCTCTACCCCTGAGCCACTTCCGCGCAAAAAAAAAATGGTGAGCCATGCAGGATTCGAACCTGCGACACCCTGATTAAAAGTCAGGTGCTCTACCAACTGAGCTAATGGCTCGTACTATGTTGATTGGCTGGGGCGGCAGGGATCGAACCTGCGCATGACGGAGTCAAAGTCCGTTGCCTTACCGCTTGGCTACACCCCAACAAGGTCAACCTTTAGTGGTGGAGGGAGCAGGATTCGAACCTGCGAAGGCGAAGCCAGCGGATTTACAGTCCGCCCCATTTGGCCACTTTGGTATCCCTCCGAATAATGGTGGACGATGACGGGATCGAACCGCCGACCCCCTGCTTGTAAGGCAGGTGCTCTCCCAGCTGAGCTAATCGTCCTTATATGGACTAATATAAAAAGTCGGAGATCGGAATAAGTCCATCCGACCCCCGACTTCTTGCCACAACTTATACTGGTGACCCGTAGGGGATTCGAACCCCTGCATGCCAGCGTGAAAGGCTGGTGTGTTCACCGCTTCACCAACGGGCCTTACTTTCTGGAGCTC
This sequence is a window from Mechercharimyces sp. CAU 1602. Protein-coding genes within it:
- the rocF gene encoding arginase; this encodes MKNKEHRAISIIGVPMDMGQGRRGVDMGPSAIRYAGAKERLLALGHHVEDRGDIQVPIQDASHEEDPKHRYLKEVVEANERLAVAVSEVIEQERFPLVLGGDHSIAIGTIAGVSKHVSNLGLIWFDAHGDLNTGDTSPSGNIHGMPLAASLGVGHPALVQCGGISPKVKPENVVIVGARELDVGEQKLIAEMGIKVFTMHDIDRLGMGAVMEETIRIVSTGTDGVHLSLDLDGLDPAQCPGVGTPVVGGMTYRESHLAMEMLACANILSSVELVEVNPILDTANQTAKVAVGLMESIFGKLVL